The Erigeron canadensis isolate Cc75 chromosome 4, C_canadensis_v1, whole genome shotgun sequence genome window below encodes:
- the LOC122598158 gene encoding disease resistance protein RUN1-like has protein sequence MLLRSPNPSSSSSHLMSNCSYSYDVFLSFRGEDTRKAFTDHLYTALKQAGIRTFRDDDAMERGRLVKPELEKAIRQSQVLLIVFSKGYATSKWCLDEVLMIMEQYDEERSSTSTRRQVVPVFYNMDPADVRNQTGCFEEAFKVYDDEVTRETDLQKKKELSEKVEAWRSSLKRVGSVAGLVLGENGYEAEFISNIVNDIRQKVDYNALYIRDKLVGMKEDVVEIELWLQDPSPSSTILLIHGMGGIGKTTIAKCVYNKNCREYDGCCFLKSINENGLLRLQSQLLSTICKSQKEETIWNEDEGTTKIMKAIHNKKVLLVLDDVATPSQLDALLGPETLYSGSKVIITTRHMSLLTAFTVPPKVKTIKTLSTNDSVELFSLYAFPQNQPIEPYYSQSEQVRQVIHYCKGLPLALKVLGSNLRGKNNAQWKDAMSKLEKYPLDVIQRVLQLSYDSLEDQHDKDLFLHIACFFVGKDEDFIVSVLGECKLYPIIGIKNLIDRSLLYIESGKVEMHQLIRDMGKEVVRQESPKDPGKRSRLWEHEDCINVLQENVGSKYVEGFSLDMENIGDDKLLSAMKMRNPMEHGFEKYIGITMPRNETNFNIRSFEKMKNLMLLQLNHVTIAGKYKKLPKKLRLLSWHGFSLKSIPGDVPLEKLVVLDMSYSKLERVWDDFKSIDTLYILNLSYSVKLIKTPDFGGLPGLKSLILKGCTSLSVVDKSIAYLEGLVLLDLTNCRSLRNIPCLPTSLVSLKMSGCPNLGAVGRFECSGSTLLPSLLVELNISNCHLSDNSFPNDWSNLVSLLLLNIDRNNVTNLPKCIQSLPRLQWLGASQCSHIKSVLRPPKTLTFLDIKYNKSLVKVQVSHGEHTVWSSGCQNLSCIEGRFKWQTIDKVERKIIQNMGLGSSNAYGGIDFKQKVVFEYGIFSTCVTQEQIPSSCFFMFKERGSQISFIVPSHHHRHRIISGFTLCLVFSSIPDNGNSRLFIELYNKTKELEWLYVTGTLSNNVKERKIGGWISVWRCDNLLHAGNEIFVRIVNRFDEVSRKVEECCVNLIYEDDEDVGDMKEGNDNVVISSEYNDDEIIRWSDKAYKDISNYVHPDMEYRFGLIRDRGYDLGLDYDERWQIFGDRRSKGPINDDDMVINDDNDPDERWKF, from the exons ATGCTGTTGAGATCTCCtaatccatcatcatcatcatcacattTGATGTCTAACTGTAGTTATAGTTATGATGTTTTTCTAAGTTTCCGAGGTGAAGACACTCGTAAGGCCTTCACTGACCATCTCTATACAGCCTTGAAGCAAGCTGGAATCCGCACATTTCGGGATGATGATGCCATGGAGAGAGGGAGATTGGTGAAGCCAGAACTGGAGAAAGCCATCCGGCAGTCTCAAGTTTTACTCATTGTTTTCTCAAAAGGCTATGCAACCTCCAAGTGGTGTCTTGATGAGGTTTTGATGATTATGGAACAATATGATGAAGAGAGGTCTTCCACTAGTACGCGTCGTCAAGTGGTCCCCGTGTTCTATAACATGGACCCTGCTGATGTTCGAAATCAAACGGGTTGCTTCGAAGAAGCGTTTAAGGTTTATGACGATGAGGTAACACGGGAAACAGATCTTCAAAAGAAGAAGGAATTGTCCGAAAAGGTGGAAGCCTGGAGGTCTTCTCTTAAAAGAGTTGGATCCGTCGCTGGATTGGTACTCGGGGAAAATGG GTATGAGGCCGAATTCATCAGCAACATCGTCAACGACATAAGACAGAAAGTGGACTACAATGCCCTTTACATTAGAGACAAACTGGTAGGAATGAAAGAAGATGTTGTCGAGATTGAATTATGGTTACAAGACCCGTCACCTAGTTCCACAATCCTTCTCATTCATGGGATGGGAGGCATAGGAAAAACGACCATAGCTAAATGCGTATATAACAAGAACTGTCGTGAGTATGATGGTTGTTGCTTTCTCAAAAGTATTAACGAGAATGGACTGCTTCGCTTGCAAAGTCAGCTTCTTTCAACAATTTGCAAGAGCCAAAAGGAAGAGACTATTTGGAATGAGGATGAGGGAACCACCAAGATTATGAAAGCGATACACAACAAAAAAGTACTTCTTGTACTTGATGATGTTGCAACACCGTCACAGCTAGACGCATTACTAGGGCCAGAAACGCTATATTCTGGAAGTAAAGTGATCATAACAACAAGGCATATGTCGTTATTAACTGCTTTCACGGTTCCTCCTAAGGtcaaaacaattaaaacacTATCTACAAATGACTCTGTCGAGCTTTTTAGTCTATATGCCTTTCCTCAAAATCAACCCATTGAACCTTACTATAGTCAATCAGAACAAGTAAGGCAAGTAATTCATTACTGTAAGGGTCTTCCTTTGGCTCTTAAAGTGTTGGGTTCAAATCTACGTGGAAAAAATAATGCTCAATGGAAAGACGCCATGTCCAAGTTAGAAAAATATCCTCTTGATGTAATTCAAAGAGTTCTACAGTTGAGCTATGATTCTCTAGAAGATCAGCATGATAAAGATTTGTTCCTACATATTGCTTGTTTTTTTGTGGGGAAGGATGAAGATTTCATTGTCAGTGTATTAGGTGAATGCAAGCTATACCCTATTATTGGAATCAAGAATCTAATTGATAGAAGTCTACTATATATTGAATCTGGGAAAGTAGAAATGCATCAACTAATCAGGGATATGGGGAAAGAAGTTGTCCGCCAAGAATCACCAAAGGATCCTGGAAAACGAAGTAGATTATGGGAACATGAAGATTGTATTAACGTGTTGCAAGAGAATGTA GGTTCAAAATACGTAGAAGGATTCAGTCTTGATATGGAAAACATCGGGGATGATAAGTTACTATCAGCTATGAAGATGAGAAATCCAATGGAACatggttttgaaaaatatataggCATAACAATGCCGAGGAATGAAACAAATTTCAACATTAGATCTTTTGAAaagatgaagaacttgatgCTACTTCAACTAAACCATGTAACAATTGCTGGGAAATATAAGAAGTTGCCAAAAAAGTTACGACTATTGAGCTGGCATGGTTTTTCTCTTAAATCTATACCAGGCGACGTTCCTTTGGAGAAGTTGGTTGTTCTTGACATGAGTTACAGCAAATTAGAACGTGTTTGGGATGACTTTAAG TCTATTGATACTTTATATATCCTTAATCTTAGCTACTCGGTTAAGCTAATCAAAACTCCAGATTTTGGAGGACTCCCTGGTCTAAAGAGTTTGATCCTGAAAGGATGTACAAGTTTATCTGTGGTTGATAAATCGATTGCATATCTTGAAGGACTTGTGTTGCTTGATCTAACTAATTGTAGAAGCCTAAGAAATATTCCATGTTTACCTACATCCCTTGTATCACTTAAAATGTCTGGTTGCCCAAACCTTGGAGCTGTTGGACGTTTTGAATGCTCTGGTTCAACTTTATTACCATCTCTTCTGGTTGAGTTGAATATCTCCAACTGCCATCTGTCTGACAACTCTTTCCCGAATGATTGGAGTAATCTAGTCTCACTGCTGCTGTTGAATATTGATAGAAACAATGTAACTAACTTGCCAAAATGTATTCAAAGCCTACCTAGGCTTCAATGGTTGGGAGCTAGTCAATGTTCACATATCAAATCAGTTCTACGACCCCCCAAAACCCTCACATTCTTAGATATCAAATATAATAAGTCCTTGGTGAAAGTACAAGTCTCACATGGAGAACATACAGTGTGGAGTAGTGGATGCCAAAATTTAAGTTGCATAGAGGGTCGTTTCAAGTGGCAAACTATAGACAAAGTTGAGAGgaaaataatacaaaacatGGGGTTAGGATCATCAAATGCATATGGAGGTATCGATTTTAAACAAAAG gTGGTGTTTGAGTATGGGATATTCAGCACATGTGTCACACAGGAACAAATCCCTTCCTCCTGCTTCTTCATGTTTAAAGAAAGGGGTTCCCAAATATCATTTATAGTTCCTTCTCATCATCATCGGCATAGAATTATAAGTGGCTTCACCTTGTGTCTAGTATTTTCTTCAATACCAGACAACGGCAATAGTAGGTTGTTTATTGAATTATATAACAAGACCAAGGAATTGGAGTGGTTATATGTTACTGGAACACTTTCTAATAATGTAAAGGAAAGAAAGATAGGGGGGTGGATAAGTGTTTGGAGGTGTGACAATCTATTACATGCTGGAAATGAAATCTTTGTTCGCATTGTTAATAGATTTGATGAAGTTAGTAGGAAAGTAGAGGAATGCTGTGTGAACCTTatatatgaagatgatgaagatgtcgGGGACATGAAGGAGGGTAACGATAATGTCGTTATCAGTAGTGaatataatgatgatgaaatAATAAGATGGAGTGATAAAGCGTATAAAGATATTTCTAATTACGTTCATCCTGACATGGAATATCGCTTCGGATTGATTAGGGACAGGGGTTATGATTTAGGACTGGATTATGATGAACGTTGGCAAATCTTTGGAGATAGAAGGAGTAAGGGGCCAATTAATGACGATGATATGGTTatcaatgatgataatgatccTGATGAGCGCTGGAAGTTCTAA